One Glaciihabitans arcticus DNA window includes the following coding sequences:
- a CDS encoding LysR family transcriptional regulator has product MDVRRLELLRELAERGSITAVAAATNRTASAVSQQLKVLEREAGIALTERNGRGIILTGAGRMLAQTATDVAIALERADALWNDFKQAPSGTVTLATFPTGGQMLLPGLLTAIAGVEGLALVCTDLDPQQPDFGDLTPDFDIVLADSRGRLPSWAIRGLAVVPLMSEPLDIALPEGHPLSAKKSLSPGDLINETWIGVPVGFPYDRILRQIEVINGSPARVEQRFSDNGIVEAVVAAGHGIAILPRYTTRDHENGLVTRPLTGVRTFRQISALMRPDRAERPSVRLVVEALRVEAARFEAEHTVVQ; this is encoded by the coding sequence ATGGATGTGCGCCGACTCGAACTGCTTCGCGAACTGGCCGAGCGAGGCAGCATCACGGCGGTCGCGGCCGCAACGAACCGCACGGCATCGGCGGTCTCGCAGCAGCTCAAGGTGCTCGAGCGGGAGGCTGGAATCGCCCTCACCGAGCGGAACGGGCGCGGAATCATTCTGACCGGTGCGGGTCGGATGCTCGCCCAGACGGCAACGGACGTCGCCATCGCCCTTGAGCGCGCAGACGCCCTCTGGAACGACTTCAAGCAGGCGCCGAGCGGCACCGTGACCCTCGCGACCTTCCCGACCGGCGGCCAGATGCTCCTGCCCGGCCTGCTCACCGCGATCGCCGGCGTCGAGGGACTCGCCCTCGTCTGCACCGACCTCGACCCGCAGCAGCCCGACTTCGGCGACCTGACCCCGGACTTCGACATCGTGCTCGCCGATTCGCGCGGCCGACTGCCCTCGTGGGCGATCCGCGGACTCGCGGTCGTTCCGCTGATGTCGGAGCCGCTCGACATCGCCCTGCCCGAGGGGCACCCGCTCAGTGCGAAGAAGTCGCTCTCGCCGGGCGACCTGATCAACGAGACCTGGATCGGGGTGCCGGTCGGCTTCCCCTACGACCGGATCCTGCGTCAGATCGAGGTCATCAACGGCTCCCCCGCGCGGGTCGAGCAGCGTTTCAGTGACAACGGCATCGTCGAGGCGGTCGTCGCGGCGGGGCACGGCATCGCCATCCTGCCGCGCTACACGACCCGCGACCACGAGAACGGGCTCGTCACCCGACCGCTCACCGGCGTGCGCACGTTCCGCCAGATCAGCGCGCTGATGCGCCCCGACCGGGCCGAACGGCCGTCGGTACGGCTCGTGGTCGAGGCCCTGCGCGTCGAGGCGGCCCGGTTCGAGGCCGAGCACACGGTCGTGCAGTAA
- a CDS encoding pyridoxal phosphate-dependent decarboxylase family protein gives MTRFAQQPAEILARLEQLRAADAPTHGGHVLSYVYDSGLAEIDELAAAAMRLVQPVNGLDPTTFTSVAIMEGEVVAFARSLLGGDSDVVGSVTTGGTESCLLAVKTARDNWTGEGVPRLLAPVTVHAAFHKAAHYFGLELDLVPVLPSGVVSADALIERMGPDVALVVVSAPSYPHAALDPIVEVAAAALAQGIDCHVDACIGGWVLPFWSDLPDWDLRVPGVTSLSADLHKFGYAPKGASVLLQRSRDRQRSQYFATTRWPGYPVVNSTMLGSKSAAPLAAAWAIVQALGVDGFAALGASCERSTRALEAVIAGIDGLRVVGHPVGPLLAVATDESVPAERRVDPHHWADQVRSHGWLLQLQPGLEQSDGTVLPPTTHLTITPVTEGVLDDLSAALRIAADEVRGMSAVSPADVLPAEMLGGIGELDSESAWGVLQGIGLAGDGPGLPDRMAPFLALIAALPAPLTERLLTELLARTVEPRG, from the coding sequence ATGACCCGTTTCGCCCAACAGCCCGCCGAGATCCTCGCGCGGCTGGAGCAGCTCCGCGCCGCCGACGCCCCCACCCACGGCGGTCACGTGCTGTCGTACGTCTATGACTCCGGGCTCGCCGAGATCGATGAACTCGCCGCCGCAGCGATGCGGCTCGTGCAGCCCGTCAACGGCCTCGACCCGACGACCTTCACCTCGGTGGCCATCATGGAAGGTGAGGTCGTGGCGTTCGCCCGATCCCTGCTCGGCGGCGACTCCGACGTGGTGGGCTCGGTCACGACCGGCGGCACCGAGAGCTGCCTGCTCGCGGTGAAGACGGCGCGGGACAACTGGACGGGTGAGGGCGTGCCTCGTCTTCTCGCGCCCGTTACCGTGCACGCCGCGTTCCACAAGGCCGCGCACTACTTCGGGCTCGAACTCGACCTGGTTCCCGTGCTGCCCTCGGGCGTGGTCTCGGCGGACGCCCTGATCGAGCGGATGGGCCCGGACGTCGCGCTCGTCGTCGTCTCGGCGCCCAGCTACCCGCACGCCGCGCTCGATCCGATCGTCGAGGTTGCCGCGGCCGCCCTCGCGCAGGGCATCGACTGCCACGTCGACGCCTGCATCGGCGGCTGGGTGCTGCCCTTCTGGTCCGACCTGCCCGACTGGGACCTGCGCGTGCCCGGGGTCACCTCGCTGAGCGCCGACCTGCACAAGTTCGGCTACGCGCCGAAGGGCGCCTCCGTGCTGCTGCAGCGCAGCCGCGACCGCCAGCGCTCCCAGTACTTCGCCACGACCCGATGGCCCGGCTACCCGGTCGTGAACTCGACGATGCTCGGGTCGAAGTCGGCGGCACCCCTCGCCGCGGCGTGGGCCATCGTGCAGGCACTCGGCGTCGACGGGTTCGCCGCGCTCGGCGCCTCCTGCGAGCGGTCGACCCGGGCCCTTGAGGCCGTGATCGCCGGCATCGACGGATTGCGCGTGGTGGGGCATCCCGTCGGGCCGCTGCTGGCCGTGGCCACGGACGAGTCGGTGCCTGCCGAGCGTCGCGTCGACCCCCACCACTGGGCCGACCAGGTGCGCTCGCACGGCTGGCTGCTGCAACTGCAGCCGGGGCTCGAGCAGAGCGATGGCACCGTGCTGCCGCCGACCACACACCTCACGATCACGCCGGTCACCGAAGGCGTGCTCGACGATCTCAGTGCCGCGCTCCGCATCGCCGCCGACGAGGTGCGCGGTATGTCCGCCGTGTCGCCCGCCGACGTGCTGCCGGCCGAGATGCTCGGCGGCATCGGCGAGCTGGATTCCGAGTCCGCGTGGGGCGTGCTGCAGGGCATCGGGCTCGCGGGAGACGGCCCCGGGCTGCCCGACCGGATGGCGCCGTTCCTCGCGCTCATCGCGGCCCTGCCGGCCCCGCTCACCGAGCGACTGCTCACCGAGTTGCTCGCGCGCACCGTGGAGCCGCGCGGCTAG
- a CDS encoding MFS transporter, with amino-acid sequence MTASERVLSRRTIATYAIGSLGTGGFATLPGLVLVFFLTDTLGIAPLAAGVLVTIAKIWDVLIDPVIGARSDLSLARTGSRRPFMVIGAIALPVFFVLTFAVPAGIGPVASGIWVLVAFTLTATAFSLFQVPYIALPAELTDGYDQRTRLISVRVVVLTVAILLFGAGGPALRESFENEYTGYLVMAIVAGLVIGGGMLVSTLVATRGAVSEARPSSIAQNYRDGLAVLKRSQPFRALLLTFALQGLATGVMLAGAAYVAQWVLESKGAGTFLFLALIGPALVFAPVWQAVARRIGKERGFVIASILFGIAALAMVGLVWAPGDGVYLPVALAGAGYAGMQSLPMAMLPDVISHDAAQHGSGSAGTFGGVWTAGETTGMALGATVLTIVLAASGYIQSTGASFAWQSDSAVAGIALSFSVVPAVLIALSLWTFSRYPLRRKDIDA; translated from the coding sequence ATGACCGCATCGGAGCGTGTGCTCTCCCGAAGGACCATCGCCACCTACGCCATCGGCTCGCTCGGCACGGGCGGGTTCGCCACACTGCCCGGGCTCGTGCTGGTCTTCTTCCTCACCGACACCCTGGGCATCGCGCCGCTCGCGGCCGGTGTGCTCGTCACGATCGCGAAGATCTGGGACGTGCTGATCGACCCCGTGATCGGCGCCCGCAGCGACCTGAGCCTCGCCCGCACCGGATCCCGCAGGCCGTTCATGGTGATCGGTGCCATCGCGCTTCCCGTGTTCTTCGTGCTGACCTTCGCGGTTCCGGCAGGCATCGGCCCGGTCGCCTCCGGCATCTGGGTGCTCGTCGCCTTCACCCTCACCGCGACCGCGTTCTCACTGTTCCAGGTGCCGTACATCGCGCTGCCCGCCGAGCTCACCGACGGCTACGACCAGCGCACCCGCCTCATCTCGGTGCGCGTGGTCGTTCTCACCGTCGCGATCCTGCTGTTCGGCGCGGGTGGACCCGCTCTGCGTGAGTCGTTCGAGAACGAGTACACCGGTTACCTCGTGATGGCGATCGTGGCAGGCCTCGTCATCGGCGGCGGCATGCTCGTGTCTACGCTCGTCGCCACCCGCGGCGCGGTGTCCGAGGCGCGGCCGTCGTCGATCGCACAGAACTACCGCGACGGGCTCGCCGTGCTGAAGCGCAGCCAGCCGTTCCGGGCGCTGCTACTCACCTTCGCGCTGCAGGGACTCGCGACCGGCGTGATGCTCGCGGGCGCCGCGTACGTCGCGCAGTGGGTGCTCGAGTCGAAGGGCGCGGGCACGTTCCTGTTCCTCGCCCTCATCGGTCCCGCCCTGGTCTTCGCCCCCGTCTGGCAGGCCGTCGCCCGCCGCATCGGCAAGGAGCGCGGGTTCGTCATCGCCTCGATCCTGTTCGGGATAGCGGCTCTCGCCATGGTCGGCCTCGTGTGGGCCCCGGGCGACGGGGTCTACCTGCCGGTTGCGCTCGCCGGCGCCGGCTACGCGGGAATGCAGTCCCTGCCGATGGCCATGCTTCCCGACGTGATCTCGCACGATGCCGCGCAGCACGGCTCCGGCAGTGCCGGCACGTTCGGCGGTGTCTGGACCGCGGGCGAGACCACGGGCATGGCACTCGGGGCAACGGTGCTCACGATCGTGCTGGCCGCGAGTGGGTACATCCAGTCGACCGGTGCTTCGTTCGCATGGCAGTCCGACTCGGCCGTCGCCGGTATCGCGCTCAGCTTCAGTGTGGTTCCCGCGGTGCTCATCGCCCTCTCGCTCTGGACCTTCTCCCGTTACCCGCTCCGCCGTAAGGACATCGACGCATGA
- a CDS encoding succinic semialdehyde dehydrogenase, whose translation MSGTTIHRSLAAELVNGLSASGTATVPVIAPFTGEVLHELPLSSAADVADAASAARVAQLAWRAAGFAHRRRVLLKAHDLLLAQKDVLMDAVQSETGKTRGQAFEEIFSGASVTRYYAVAAASFLRTRRRRAGIPLVLQTRVSYKPKGVVGVITPWNYPLSLSLMDVIPALAAGNAVVQKADNQGALSILASRRAFIEAGVPEALWAVVAGDGNEIGNAVVDAADYVCFTGSTATGTRVGERAAARLIGASLELGGKNPLIVLDDVNPAKAAANAVYSCYSSMGQLCVSIERIYVQRSVAEAFTAAFVDRVASLKQGAAFDFSTDVGSLTSAAQLERVQAHVDDAVAKGARVLTGGAPRPELGPLFYAPTVLADVTDDMLCMSAETFGPVVAIHVIDSVEEAIAAANDTEYGLNSSIFSASRSRARRVADAIDAGSVNINEGYRASFSSVDAPMGGMKSSGLGRRNGREGLLRFVESRTVAESTGLLTLPRTGAEFAAMTGIMLTLLGALKLIRRR comes from the coding sequence ATGTCCGGAACCACGATCCACCGGTCGCTCGCCGCAGAGCTCGTCAACGGCCTCTCCGCGTCCGGCACGGCAACAGTCCCCGTCATCGCACCGTTCACGGGTGAGGTGCTGCACGAGCTGCCGCTCTCGTCGGCCGCCGACGTTGCGGATGCGGCATCTGCCGCCCGCGTTGCGCAGCTCGCCTGGCGGGCCGCCGGCTTCGCGCACCGCCGTCGTGTGCTGCTCAAAGCGCACGACCTGCTGCTCGCGCAGAAGGACGTCCTGATGGACGCCGTGCAGAGCGAGACCGGCAAGACCCGCGGCCAGGCTTTCGAGGAGATCTTCAGCGGCGCCTCGGTCACCCGCTACTACGCGGTCGCCGCAGCATCCTTCCTGCGCACGCGTCGCCGTCGCGCCGGCATCCCGCTCGTGCTCCAGACGCGCGTGAGCTACAAGCCGAAGGGCGTCGTCGGCGTCATCACGCCGTGGAACTACCCGCTGTCGCTCTCGCTCATGGACGTCATCCCGGCCCTCGCCGCAGGCAACGCCGTGGTGCAGAAGGCCGACAACCAGGGGGCGCTGTCGATTCTCGCCTCGCGCCGCGCGTTCATCGAGGCCGGAGTTCCCGAGGCGCTCTGGGCCGTCGTCGCCGGAGACGGCAACGAGATCGGCAATGCCGTGGTCGACGCCGCCGACTATGTCTGCTTCACCGGTTCCACCGCGACCGGCACCCGTGTCGGCGAACGTGCCGCCGCTCGCCTCATCGGGGCGTCTCTCGAACTCGGCGGCAAGAACCCGCTGATCGTGCTGGATGATGTGAATCCGGCCAAGGCCGCCGCGAACGCCGTCTACTCCTGTTACTCCTCGATGGGCCAGCTCTGCGTCTCCATCGAGCGCATCTACGTGCAGCGCTCGGTCGCCGAGGCCTTCACAGCCGCCTTCGTCGACCGCGTGGCATCCCTCAAGCAGGGCGCAGCCTTCGATTTCTCGACGGATGTCGGTTCCCTCACCTCCGCCGCGCAGCTCGAGCGCGTGCAGGCGCATGTCGACGACGCTGTCGCGAAGGGTGCGCGTGTGCTGACGGGCGGCGCACCCAGGCCGGAACTCGGTCCGCTGTTCTACGCGCCCACCGTTCTCGCCGACGTCACCGACGACATGCTCTGCATGAGCGCGGAGACGTTCGGGCCGGTCGTCGCCATCCACGTGATCGATTCGGTCGAGGAGGCGATCGCCGCCGCGAACGACACCGAGTACGGCCTCAACTCCTCGATCTTCAGCGCCTCACGCTCACGCGCCCGCCGGGTCGCTGACGCGATCGACGCCGGGAGCGTCAACATCAACGAGGGCTACCGGGCGTCGTTCTCGAGTGTCGATGCCCCCATGGGCGGAATGAAGAGCTCGGGTCTCGGTCGCCGTAACGGACGAGAGGGCCTGCTGCGCTTCGTCGAGAGCCGCACGGTCGCCGAATCCACCGGGCTGCTCACGCTGCCGCGCACGGGCGCCGAGTTCGCCGCCATGACGGGGATCATGCTCACGCTGCTGGGAGCGCTCAAGCTGATCCGTCGCCGCTGA
- a CDS encoding Sec-independent protein translocase TatB has product MSFGLTFEKLLIIAIIAVFLLGPDRLPYYASQLARLTRSLRDLANGAKDRMREEMGPDFDEVDWKKLDPRQYDPRRIIREALIDDEAAPVITPAAAPIEGAYAQRQRFEREGRPAPFDSEAT; this is encoded by the coding sequence GTGTCCTTTGGGTTGACGTTCGAGAAGCTGCTGATCATCGCGATCATCGCCGTCTTCCTGCTCGGACCCGACCGGCTCCCGTACTACGCCTCGCAGCTCGCGCGGCTCACCCGCAGCCTGCGCGACCTCGCCAATGGCGCCAAGGACCGCATGCGCGAGGAGATGGGCCCCGACTTCGACGAGGTCGACTGGAAGAAGCTCGACCCGCGCCAGTACGACCCGCGTCGCATCATCCGCGAGGCGCTGATCGACGACGAGGCTGCACCCGTGATAACCCCGGCGGCTGCCCCGATCGAGGGTGCCTACGCACAACGCCAGCGGTTCGAGCGCGAGGGACGGCCGGCGCCGTTCGACTCCGAGGCCACCTAG
- a CDS encoding O-methyltransferase encodes MAGKESSWKFAEDYVVEREDIALARQQSVEIGVDPVSPATGAQLAAIAAATGAKRIIEIGTGVGVSGLWMFVGAPTAELTSIDSELDHHQLAKAAFLAGGVPANRVRLIAGRALEVLPRMNESSYDIVLIDADPQNIIEYVEHALRMVRPGGSVLIPHALWRGRVADPTQRDDTVTELRTLLQEIAASDAVISALSPVGDGLLHLVKIAD; translated from the coding sequence GTGGCAGGAAAAGAATCCAGCTGGAAATTCGCAGAGGATTACGTCGTCGAACGCGAGGACATCGCGCTCGCACGCCAGCAGTCGGTCGAGATCGGCGTCGACCCCGTCTCCCCGGCGACCGGAGCCCAGCTGGCCGCCATTGCGGCCGCCACGGGAGCGAAGCGCATCATCGAGATCGGCACCGGCGTCGGTGTGAGCGGGCTCTGGATGTTCGTGGGCGCCCCGACCGCAGAACTCACCTCGATCGACTCCGAGCTCGACCATCACCAGCTCGCCAAGGCTGCTTTTCTCGCCGGCGGCGTGCCCGCGAACCGCGTGCGCCTGATCGCGGGACGCGCCCTCGAGGTCCTCCCCCGCATGAACGAGTCGAGTTACGACATCGTGCTGATCGACGCCGACCCGCAGAACATCATCGAGTACGTCGAGCACGCCCTGCGCATGGTGCGTCCGGGAGGATCCGTGCTCATCCCGCACGCGCTGTGGCGCGGCCGTGTGGCCGACCCGACGCAGCGCGACGACACGGTCACCGAGCTGCGTACGCTGCTGCAGGAGATCGCGGCATCCGATGCCGTCATCAGTGCACTGTCACCGGTCGGAGACGGACTGCTCCACCTGGTGAAAATCGCCGATTGA
- a CDS encoding DUF3117 domain-containing protein: MAAMKPRTGDGPMEAVKEGRLIIVRVPLEGGGRLVVSVNDAEAKELHDALAGVVAASA; the protein is encoded by the coding sequence ATGGCAGCCATGAAGCCGAGGACCGGAGACGGGCCGATGGAGGCTGTCAAAGAAGGACGCCTCATTATTGTTCGCGTCCCGCTCGAAGGCGGAGGACGCCTCGTCGTCTCCGTCAATGACGCAGAAGCCAAAGAGCTTCACGACGCCCTCGCCGGCGTAGTCGCAGCCAGCGCCTGA
- the dapE gene encoding succinyl-diaminopimelate desuccinylase codes for MPTLDLAATSIDITRQLCDIESVSGDEKVIADAIQDALSGAAHLEILRDGDLIIARTNLGRAKRVVIAGHIDTVPINNNVPTRYETEDGVEYLWGRGTVDMKAGVAVQLKLALELTEPNVDVTWLWYDHEEVSADLNGLERLARNNPELLQGDFAILGEPSNAQIEGGCNGNARIEVRTFGKRAHSARSWVGHNAIHDAAGILGVLAGYTPREVEVEGLTYREGLNAVGISGGVAGNVIPDEAMVHINYRFAPSRSGEEAIAHLRELFDGYDVTVVDLAEGARPGLDAKLAQEFVVAVGGDAPKPKYGWTDVARFSALGIPAVNYGPGDPLKAHADDERVAIEQITSCEQGLRAWLTAS; via the coding sequence ATGCCGACACTCGACCTCGCCGCCACGTCCATCGACATCACCCGGCAGCTCTGCGACATCGAGTCGGTGTCGGGTGACGAGAAAGTCATTGCCGATGCGATTCAGGATGCGTTGAGCGGTGCTGCGCACCTCGAGATCCTGCGCGACGGCGACCTCATCATCGCCCGCACGAATCTCGGTCGCGCGAAGCGGGTTGTGATCGCCGGCCACATCGACACCGTGCCGATCAACAACAACGTGCCGACCCGGTATGAGACCGAAGACGGGGTCGAGTACCTGTGGGGCCGCGGCACCGTCGACATGAAGGCCGGGGTCGCCGTGCAGCTCAAGCTCGCTCTCGAGCTCACCGAGCCGAACGTCGACGTGACCTGGCTCTGGTACGACCACGAGGAGGTCTCCGCCGACCTCAACGGCCTCGAGCGCCTCGCCCGCAACAACCCGGAGCTGCTGCAGGGCGATTTCGCGATCCTCGGCGAGCCGAGCAACGCCCAGATCGAGGGCGGATGCAACGGCAACGCCCGCATCGAGGTGCGCACGTTCGGCAAGCGCGCGCACTCCGCGCGCTCCTGGGTGGGTCACAACGCGATCCACGATGCCGCGGGCATCCTGGGCGTACTGGCGGGATACACGCCACGCGAGGTCGAGGTGGAGGGTCTCACCTATCGCGAGGGCCTCAACGCCGTCGGGATCAGCGGCGGCGTCGCCGGCAACGTCATCCCGGATGAGGCGATGGTGCACATCAACTACCGTTTCGCGCCCAGTCGCAGCGGCGAGGAGGCGATCGCGCACCTGCGCGAACTCTTCGACGGCTACGACGTGACGGTTGTCGACCTCGCCGAGGGCGCCCGCCCCGGTCTCGACGCGAAGCTCGCGCAGGAATTCGTGGTTGCGGTCGGCGGCGACGCCCCGAAGCCGAAGTACGGCTGGACGGACGTGGCCCGCTTCTCCGCCCTCGGAATCCCCGCCGTGAACTACGGCCCCGGCGACCCGCTCAAAGCCCACGCAGACGACGAGCGCGTCGCGATCGAGCAGATCACGTCGTGCGAGCAGGGGCTGCGGGCGTGGCTGACGGCCTCCTAA
- the dapD gene encoding 2,3,4,5-tetrahydropyridine-2,6-dicarboxylate N-succinyltransferase → MTRAAWGYGLSTISADGTVLDTWYPSPRLGEVPAGVDPHIAPAELEDFITTDARRAVRVDFVTVTIDLDAPPASTADAYLRLHLLSHLLTPPNSLNLDGIFAHLPIVVWTTAGPVHPDDFASLRASLKRAGIAVQGIDKFPRLLDYVTPARVRIADAARVRLGAHLAPGTTVMHEGFVNFNAGTLGTSMVEGRISQGVVVGDGSDIGGGASIMGTLSGGGTQRVAIGERALLGANSGIGISIGDDSVVEAGLYVTAGTKVRVVGTDDTVKAVTLSGVPGLLFRRNSLTGAVEVLARSGDGVALNEALHA, encoded by the coding sequence ATGACTCGTGCTGCCTGGGGTTACGGCCTCTCCACCATCTCCGCCGACGGAACCGTGCTCGACACCTGGTACCCGTCGCCCCGTCTCGGAGAGGTGCCCGCGGGCGTCGACCCGCACATCGCGCCGGCCGAGCTCGAGGACTTCATCACGACCGACGCGCGCCGGGCCGTGCGGGTCGACTTCGTGACGGTGACGATTGATCTGGATGCCCCGCCCGCCTCCACCGCGGACGCCTACCTGCGCCTGCACCTCCTCAGCCACCTGCTCACGCCCCCGAACTCGCTCAACCTCGACGGCATCTTCGCGCACCTCCCGATCGTCGTGTGGACGACAGCGGGACCGGTGCACCCCGACGACTTCGCGTCTCTGCGGGCGTCGCTCAAGCGAGCGGGCATCGCCGTGCAGGGCATCGACAAGTTTCCGCGCCTGCTGGATTACGTCACCCCCGCGCGCGTTCGCATCGCCGACGCCGCCCGCGTGCGCCTCGGCGCGCACCTCGCGCCCGGCACCACGGTCATGCATGAGGGATTCGTCAACTTCAACGCGGGAACCCTCGGCACCTCGATGGTGGAGGGACGCATCTCGCAGGGCGTCGTCGTCGGCGACGGTTCGGACATCGGCGGTGGCGCGTCCATCATGGGCACGCTCTCCGGCGGAGGCACCCAGCGGGTCGCGATCGGTGAGCGCGCGCTGCTCGGCGCGAACTCGGGCATCGGCATCTCGATCGGCGATGACTCGGTCGTCGAGGCCGGCCTCTACGTCACGGCCGGCACGAAGGTGCGCGTGGTGGGCACGGACGACACCGTAAAGGCCGTGACGCTGTCGGGCGTCCCCGGGCTCCTGTTCCGCCGCAACTCCCTCACGGGCGCCGTGGAGGTCCTGGCCCGCTCAGGCGACGGCGTGGCCCTCAACGAGGCCCTGCACGCCTGA
- a CDS encoding citrate synthase, with product MNDIAAGNDKATLHFPGGSAEFPIIRGTDGRDSIDISTFMKQTGFTTIDQGFVNTASTKSAITYIDGDEGILRYRGYAIEDVAKNSTYLEVAWLLIYGQLPTPDELAEFDDKIRRHTLLHEDLRRFFDALPHNAHPMSVLSSAVSALSTYYEGSLSVRDPEQVEMSIVRLLAKLPVIAAYAHKKSLGQAFLYPDNSLSFVDNFLKLNFGNMAEPYEVDPVLSKALDRLLILHEDHEQNASTSTVRLVGSTEANIFSSISAGINALYGPLHGGANEAVLKMLQEIKDSGESVEKFVERVKNKEEGVRLMGFGHRVYKNFDPRATLVKESADEVLAALGIQDDLLDIAKELEGVALADDYFAERKLYPNVDFYTGVIYKAMGFPPRMFTVLFAIGRLPGWIAHWREMNIDPATKIGRPQQLYVGEAARAWPER from the coding sequence GTGAATGACATTGCCGCAGGAAACGACAAGGCCACGCTGCACTTTCCCGGTGGCTCCGCCGAGTTCCCGATCATCCGGGGAACCGATGGCCGCGACAGCATCGACATCTCGACGTTTATGAAGCAGACAGGCTTCACGACCATCGACCAGGGCTTCGTGAACACCGCCTCGACGAAGAGTGCGATCACCTACATCGACGGCGATGAGGGAATCCTGCGCTACCGCGGATACGCGATCGAGGATGTCGCCAAGAACAGCACCTACCTCGAGGTCGCGTGGCTGCTCATCTACGGGCAGCTGCCGACGCCGGATGAACTCGCCGAATTCGACGACAAGATCCGCCGCCACACGCTGCTGCACGAAGACCTGCGTCGCTTCTTCGATGCGCTGCCGCACAACGCGCATCCCATGTCGGTACTGTCGTCGGCCGTATCGGCCCTGTCGACCTACTACGAGGGATCGCTCAGCGTGCGCGACCCCGAGCAGGTCGAGATGTCGATCGTGCGCCTGCTCGCCAAGCTGCCGGTCATCGCCGCCTACGCTCACAAGAAGAGCCTCGGCCAGGCGTTCCTCTACCCCGACAACTCGCTGTCGTTCGTCGACAACTTCCTCAAGCTGAACTTCGGCAATATGGCCGAGCCGTACGAGGTCGACCCGGTGCTCTCCAAGGCCCTCGACCGCCTGCTGATCCTGCACGAAGACCACGAGCAGAACGCGTCGACCTCGACGGTGCGCCTCGTCGGCTCCACCGAGGCCAACATCTTCTCCTCGATCTCCGCAGGCATCAATGCCCTTTACGGCCCGCTGCACGGTGGCGCCAACGAGGCGGTTCTCAAGATGCTGCAGGAGATCAAGGACTCGGGCGAGAGCGTCGAGAAGTTCGTCGAGCGCGTCAAGAACAAGGAAGAGGGCGTGCGACTCATGGGCTTCGGCCACCGGGTCTACAAGAACTTCGACCCGCGCGCGACCCTGGTCAAGGAGAGCGCCGATGAGGTGCTCGCCGCCCTCGGCATCCAGGATGACCTGCTCGACATCGCCAAGGAACTCGAGGGTGTCGCCCTCGCCGACGATTATTTCGCCGAGCGCAAGCTCTACCCGAACGTCGACTTCTACACCGGCGTCATCTACAAGGCGATGGGCTTCCCGCCCCGTATGTTCACCGTGCTCTTCGCGATCGGACGCCTGCCGGGCTGGATCGCCCACTGGCGCGAGATGAACATCGACCCCGCCACGAAGATCGGCCGCCCCCAGCAGCTCTACGTCGGCGAAGCCGCGCGCGCCTGGCCTGAGCGCTAG